In Paenibacillus kyungheensis, the following are encoded in one genomic region:
- a CDS encoding DUF4129 domain-containing protein, with protein sequence MTTKSRSTITSYSFSSHWQPLAYMLAEVAACYPIIVLLDAYLFHTDQPVLWALWLLCAGGLGITLRIASRPSSGKWKIISWYIVWIIVGSIILWTMVQQVGLSSIWIASICMLVVGLFRGNMLVMGDWDQLFPLTLQLVLLIVAWIFYVITGSEGDLSSTHFSIYVAGMIHLFAILMRCGSRQISYSVWEDGFPLAALQLVIRRSRRWTWILIGLIAIIGGSTQLSVILSWLWQKILSLFQNNEPTVPNQMIEPITPPPLLPPMDLPEQSPSILNPEWIERIAQIIMIAALAAFVIGVGLFLYRLLRKYGLPLWRWLLRILGIESDIVVPVQEPSSGYIDQTEKIRPTSASIGMNFKKKVPDDPAERVRYHYERLIRRGIKRGLDQHKGDTPNTLGRKMIDLNPKESSTYSEQRISILIHWYNQIRYGAKSVDAEELKGWEKKD encoded by the coding sequence ATGACAACCAAAAGTCGTTCAACGATAACAAGCTACTCATTCTCTAGTCACTGGCAACCGCTTGCCTATATGCTGGCAGAAGTCGCTGCCTGTTATCCGATTATAGTTCTGTTAGATGCGTATCTATTTCATACAGATCAGCCTGTACTATGGGCGTTGTGGCTATTATGTGCAGGTGGTCTGGGAATTACATTACGTATCGCCAGTAGACCTTCTTCTGGAAAATGGAAAATCATCAGTTGGTATATAGTATGGATTATTGTAGGATCTATTATACTTTGGACAATGGTACAACAGGTGGGCTTATCATCGATCTGGATCGCCAGTATATGTATGTTAGTTGTTGGATTATTTCGCGGTAATATGCTAGTGATGGGTGATTGGGATCAACTATTTCCGTTAACATTGCAATTGGTTTTACTGATTGTAGCATGGATTTTCTATGTGATTACAGGTTCAGAAGGTGATCTGTCATCTACTCATTTTTCAATTTATGTAGCAGGTATGATTCATTTATTTGCGATTCTTATGCGGTGTGGTTCCCGTCAGATAAGCTATTCTGTCTGGGAAGATGGATTTCCTCTAGCTGCTCTTCAATTGGTTATTCGTCGGAGTCGGCGTTGGACATGGATTCTGATTGGATTGATTGCGATTATCGGCGGTAGTACACAATTGTCGGTGATATTGAGCTGGTTGTGGCAGAAGATACTGTCTCTTTTCCAAAATAATGAACCTACCGTGCCTAATCAAATGATTGAACCGATCACACCGCCCCCATTGCTACCACCAATGGATTTACCGGAGCAAAGCCCTTCTATTTTGAATCCGGAGTGGATTGAGCGAATCGCTCAGATCATTATGATTGCTGCTCTAGCTGCTTTTGTAATAGGTGTAGGGCTGTTTCTATACCGTCTACTTCGCAAATATGGTCTACCACTCTGGCGCTGGTTATTACGTATTCTGGGGATTGAAAGTGATATTGTAGTACCTGTACAAGAGCCATCTTCAGGATATATCGATCAAACCGAAAAGATTCGTCCCACATCCGCATCTATAGGAATGAATTTTAAAAAGAAAGTGCCGGATGATCCTGCTGAACGTGTGCGTTATCATTATGAACGATTGATTCGGCGAGGAATAAAGCGCGGTCTGGATCAGCATAAGGGCGATACACCGAATACACTTGGACGCAAAATGATTGATTTAAATCCAAAGGAATCGTCAACCTATTCAGAACAACGTATCTCGATATTGATACACTGGTACAATCAGATTCGGTATGGTGCCAAGTCTGTGGATGCTGAAGAACTGAAAGGTTGGGAGAAAAAAGATTGA
- a CDS encoding aldolase catalytic domain-containing protein produces MKLNPSKIVDCTIRDGGLVNNWDFSVEFVQDLYKSLNEAGIEYMEIGYKNSPKLLKGAEAAGPWRFLDDDFLRTVIPQKGTTKLSALVDIGRVAEEDILPREESMLDLIRVACYIKDVDKALQLVQTFHDRGYETTINIMALSNVMENELLEAFELINDSVVDVVYIVDSYGSLDYKDMIYLVDKFKTNLPNKRLGVHTHNNMQMAFSNTLVAAEHGVELLDASVYGMGRAAGNCPTELLVTHLKNTKYTLRPVLEMIDKHMIALREKEEWGYIIPYMITGSLDEHPRSAMALRASDDKDNSVEFYDKLTTPEVSFDSSKGNK; encoded by the coding sequence ATGAAACTTAATCCAAGCAAAATTGTAGACTGTACGATTCGTGATGGAGGTCTGGTGAATAACTGGGATTTCAGCGTAGAATTTGTACAAGATTTGTATAAAAGTTTGAACGAAGCAGGTATAGAATACATGGAGATCGGTTACAAAAACTCTCCCAAATTACTTAAAGGTGCAGAAGCAGCAGGTCCTTGGCGCTTTCTAGATGACGATTTCTTGCGTACAGTTATTCCTCAAAAAGGAACAACTAAGTTGTCTGCGCTTGTAGATATCGGTCGTGTTGCGGAAGAAGATATTTTGCCACGTGAAGAAAGTATGTTAGACCTGATTCGTGTAGCTTGTTATATCAAAGATGTAGACAAAGCGCTTCAATTGGTACAAACGTTCCATGATCGTGGATATGAGACAACGATCAATATTATGGCATTGTCTAACGTAATGGAAAATGAACTATTAGAAGCTTTTGAATTGATCAACGATAGTGTTGTTGATGTTGTCTATATCGTAGATAGCTATGGTAGTCTAGATTATAAAGACATGATTTACTTGGTTGATAAATTCAAAACTAACTTGCCTAACAAACGTCTGGGTGTACATACCCATAACAATATGCAAATGGCATTCTCGAATACGCTTGTAGCAGCAGAGCATGGTGTCGAATTATTAGATGCTTCTGTATACGGTATGGGTCGCGCGGCAGGTAACTGTCCGACTGAATTGCTAGTGACTCATTTAAAAAATACCAAGTATACATTGCGTCCAGTCTTAGAAATGATCGACAAGCATATGATTGCTTTGCGTGAAAAAGAAGAGTGGGGTTATATCATTCCTTATATGATCACAGGATCATTGGATGAGCATCCACGTTCTGCGATGGCACTTCGTGCTTCAGACGACAAAGATAATTCAGTTGAGTTCTACGATAAGTTGACGACTCCAGAAGTGAGCTTCGATTCTTCTAAAGGAAATAAGTAG
- the pheT gene encoding phenylalanine--tRNA ligase subunit beta yields MKVSTQWLSQYVSLDQVTPEELAERITRSGIEIDSVEYRNQGITNVVVGYVKSKEKHPDADKLNVCVIDAGQGEDLQIVCGAKNIDAGQKVPVALVGAKLPGGMDIKKAKLRGVLSQGMICSAKELGINDKLLPKDQQEGILVLPENTEIGTPIVQLLGLDDAILDFDLTPNRSDCLSMLGAAYEVGAILGRDVTLPELNFVEAGDAAADHISVNIEATEQCSHFSARYISGITVGTSPLWLQNRLIAAGIRPISNIVDITNFVMLEYGQPLHAYDADKLNQGAIEVRMAREGEVLTTLDDQERKLDDRMLLITSGGQPVGLAGVMGGADTEVTASTVNILLESAKFDGGTIRKTSRRLGLRSEASQRFEKEVDPSAVVPALNRAAELIVRYAHGLIHEGIVEEVVQVAEEKTLQLSLSKLNRYLGTELSLLEIKTIFARLQFPCGDVAQDLLEVRVPTRRGDIVRDVDLIEEVARLYGYDNIPTTSIEGTTTPGALTKSQRLRRTIRHLLTHGGYQEAITYSFTHPAKNDLFPQLRGEQQQVALAMPMSEDRSVLRSTLIPQLLETASFNRNRKQENLALFEIGSAFFSSEQELTRQPTEVPLLGLLLTGRRQQAQWNTGNERVDFFDLKGALESLLQYLGLQSLITYKADQPQGFHPGRSASVYLQVGSQQKWIGVIGQIHPDIQRESDLEDTYVAEIQLAPLYEEADEKIVYSELPRYPSVQRDIAVVINEDVAAGELLASIRLTAKELLETVQVFDVYTGDRVGEGKKSVAIAIVYRHAEHTLTDEEVTTVHDQVLTVLSEQFGAELRK; encoded by the coding sequence GTGAAAGTATCTACACAATGGCTGTCTCAATATGTTTCTTTGGATCAAGTCACTCCAGAAGAACTAGCTGAGCGCATTACACGTTCAGGAATCGAAATCGACAGCGTCGAATATCGTAATCAAGGGATTACCAATGTTGTTGTTGGTTATGTGAAAAGCAAAGAAAAGCATCCTGATGCAGACAAGTTAAATGTATGTGTGATTGATGCCGGACAAGGTGAAGATTTACAGATCGTATGTGGCGCTAAAAATATCGATGCCGGGCAAAAAGTTCCTGTAGCACTTGTTGGTGCCAAATTACCAGGCGGTATGGATATTAAAAAAGCCAAATTACGTGGCGTATTATCTCAAGGAATGATCTGTTCTGCGAAAGAACTAGGCATTAACGATAAATTGTTACCTAAAGATCAACAAGAAGGTATTTTGGTGTTACCTGAGAACACAGAAATCGGTACACCGATTGTACAATTGCTTGGCTTAGATGATGCAATTTTAGATTTCGATCTGACTCCGAACCGTTCAGATTGCTTGAGTATGTTAGGAGCGGCTTATGAAGTTGGTGCTATTTTAGGTCGTGATGTGACATTGCCTGAACTGAATTTTGTTGAAGCTGGAGATGCAGCAGCAGATCATATTTCAGTGAATATTGAAGCAACCGAACAATGTAGTCACTTTTCTGCTCGTTATATTAGCGGGATTACAGTAGGTACTTCTCCATTGTGGTTGCAAAATCGTCTGATTGCAGCAGGTATTCGCCCGATTAGTAATATTGTAGATATTACCAACTTTGTAATGTTGGAATACGGACAACCACTTCATGCTTATGATGCTGACAAATTAAATCAAGGTGCTATCGAAGTGCGTATGGCACGTGAAGGTGAAGTACTTACTACACTAGACGATCAAGAACGTAAGTTAGACGATCGTATGTTGCTGATTACAAGCGGTGGACAACCTGTAGGGCTTGCTGGCGTTATGGGTGGTGCTGACACTGAAGTCACTGCATCTACGGTTAACATTTTATTAGAATCTGCCAAGTTCGATGGTGGAACGATTCGCAAAACATCACGTCGCTTAGGGCTTCGTTCAGAAGCAAGTCAACGTTTTGAAAAAGAAGTTGATCCTTCTGCTGTGGTGCCTGCACTAAATCGTGCGGCTGAATTGATCGTTCGTTATGCTCATGGATTAATTCATGAAGGTATCGTAGAAGAAGTGGTACAAGTTGCAGAAGAGAAAACATTGCAATTGTCTTTAAGTAAATTAAATCGTTATTTAGGTACAGAGTTATCTTTACTTGAAATCAAAACGATTTTTGCTCGTTTGCAATTTCCTTGCGGTGATGTAGCACAAGATTTATTAGAAGTTCGTGTTCCTACTCGTCGTGGTGATATCGTACGCGATGTTGATTTGATTGAAGAAGTGGCTCGTCTATATGGATATGATAATATCCCTACGACTTCTATTGAAGGTACAACAACACCAGGAGCATTAACCAAATCTCAACGCTTGCGTCGTACGATTCGTCATTTGTTAACGCATGGTGGATATCAAGAAGCAATTACGTATTCATTTACCCATCCAGCGAAAAATGATCTGTTCCCGCAATTGCGTGGAGAACAGCAACAAGTCGCACTAGCGATGCCAATGAGTGAAGATCGTAGTGTGTTACGTAGCACATTGATTCCGCAATTGTTAGAGACAGCTTCATTTAACCGTAATCGTAAACAAGAAAATCTAGCTTTATTCGAAATCGGTAGTGCATTCTTCAGCTCTGAGCAAGAATTGACTCGTCAACCGACAGAGGTTCCTTTACTTGGACTATTGCTTACAGGCAGACGTCAACAAGCGCAATGGAATACAGGCAATGAACGTGTCGATTTCTTCGATCTCAAAGGTGCTTTAGAAAGCTTGCTACAATATCTAGGATTGCAATCGTTGATCACATACAAAGCAGATCAACCACAAGGATTCCATCCAGGACGTTCTGCATCTGTATACTTGCAAGTAGGCAGTCAGCAAAAATGGATCGGTGTAATCGGACAGATTCATCCTGATATTCAACGTGAGTCTGATCTTGAAGATACGTATGTAGCAGAGATTCAATTGGCTCCATTATATGAAGAAGCTGATGAGAAAATCGTATACAGCGAATTGCCACGTTACCCTTCTGTACAACGCGATATCGCTGTTGTGATCAACGAAGACGTAGCGGCAGGAGAATTATTAGCTTCTATTCGCCTGACAGCGAAAGAATTGTTAGAAACCGTACAAGTATTTGACGTATACACAGGTGATCGTGTAGGCGAAGGTAAGAAGAGTGTAGCGATAGCTATCGTATATCGTCATGCAGAGCATACGTTAACAGACGAAGAAGTAACCACTGTGCATGATCAAGTCTTAACGGTATTGTCTGAACAATTTGGTGCAGAACTGCGTAAGTAA
- the pheS gene encoding phenylalanine--tRNA ligase subunit alpha: protein MQEHLLALKSEALEVLEKVATPKELADLRVKYSGKKGALTEVLRGMGKLSAEERPVVGQVANEVREAIEEVINRKQEEFVRAETNERLAAEKIDVTLPGRGLPQGGIHPINKVIEQMEDIFLGMGYSVAEGPQAESDHYNFEALNLPKNHPARDMQDSFYLTEDLLMRTHTSPVQIRAMEAAKGKAPLKVICPGAVYRRDDDDATHSFQFFQIEGLVIDKGIRMSDLKGTLLQFAREMFGESTEIRLRPSFFPFTEPSVEVDVTFVKKNGERIWIEVLGCGMVHPKVLEMGGFDPEVYSGFAFGIGVERIAILKYGIDDIRHFYSNDMRFLKQFSRI from the coding sequence ATGCAAGAACATTTGCTTGCTTTGAAATCAGAAGCACTGGAAGTATTAGAAAAAGTAGCCACACCGAAAGAGCTAGCTGATCTACGTGTTAAATACTCTGGTAAAAAAGGAGCTTTAACTGAAGTATTGCGTGGTATGGGTAAGCTTAGCGCTGAAGAACGTCCAGTTGTTGGTCAAGTTGCCAATGAAGTGCGTGAAGCGATTGAAGAAGTTATTAATCGCAAGCAAGAAGAATTTGTACGTGCTGAAACGAATGAACGTCTAGCAGCTGAAAAAATCGATGTAACCTTGCCAGGTCGTGGATTGCCACAAGGTGGTATTCATCCGATCAACAAAGTAATCGAACAAATGGAAGATATTTTCTTAGGTATGGGATACAGCGTAGCAGAAGGCCCTCAAGCTGAAAGTGATCATTATAACTTTGAAGCATTGAATTTGCCTAAAAATCATCCTGCTCGTGATATGCAAGATTCGTTCTATTTAACAGAAGATTTGTTGATGCGTACGCATACTTCTCCTGTACAGATTCGTGCGATGGAAGCAGCAAAAGGAAAAGCTCCTTTGAAAGTTATTTGTCCGGGTGCTGTATACCGTCGTGATGATGACGATGCGACTCACTCTTTCCAATTTTTCCAAATCGAAGGTTTGGTGATCGATAAAGGAATTCGCATGAGTGATTTGAAAGGAACATTGCTTCAATTTGCGCGTGAAATGTTCGGTGAATCGACAGAGATTCGTTTGCGTCCAAGCTTTTTCCCTTTCACAGAGCCTAGCGTAGAAGTAGACGTTACGTTTGTGAAAAAGAACGGTGAGCGTATCTGGATCGAAGTATTAGGTTGCGGTATGGTTCATCCTAAAGTGTTAGAAATGGGCGGTTTTGACCCTGAAGTATATAGTGGATTTGCATTCGGTATCGGCGTAGAACGGATAGCGATTTTGAAATACGGTATTGATGATATTCGTCATTTCTACAGCAATGATATGCGTTTCCTCAAACAATTCTCACGTATCTAA
- a CDS encoding YbjQ family protein: MIIVTTEHIPGYRVTNVLGSTFGVVVRARGIGGDIMASFKGLVGGEVKQYTQMIEDGRRQALDRMVESAHTMGGNAVVMMRFDSGDIGNSMSEIVAYGTVVTIEPIA, from the coding sequence ATGATTATCGTAACGACTGAACATATTCCAGGTTATCGAGTAACTAATGTGCTAGGCTCAACTTTTGGTGTCGTTGTACGTGCACGCGGAATAGGTGGCGATATTATGGCTTCTTTTAAAGGATTAGTCGGTGGTGAAGTTAAGCAGTATACTCAAATGATCGAAGATGGTCGCCGTCAGGCTTTAGATCGAATGGTTGAAAGTGCACATACAATGGGTGGTAATGCAGTAGTAATGATGCGATTTGATAGCGGAGATATCGGTAATAGCATGAGCGAAATTGTTGCTTATGGTACAGTCGTTACCATTGAACCGATCGCATGA
- the abc-f gene encoding ribosomal protection-like ABC-F family protein, whose protein sequence is MTTIVKVSNLAKDWNGQRIFEQVNLQIEAGERLALIGENGSGKSTLIQLLMNDTESTEGKIERFLPLAQWDWMRQQDDMEHIHQGWTTLEIARQGKPELWNLRQQLDELEQQLQNISVEQQSDHYNEVLEQYGSTLEQYEKHDGFLWEIEVEKQLTTIGITSELWNVPYTQLSGGQKTRVRLASVLTRETQLLILDEPTNHLDTETMEWLEKRLQQYTGTLLFVSHDREFVDRMATSVCELTQTGMTKYKGGYRDYREHKERELRAQESLYKKQEQQRKALEESIRNYQQWFEQAHRAAGKQNEVKITKSFYRDKANKNISRYHAKEKALERLDSESVQKPRDADKMNFELEASEFKGHTLIRLDDVSFAYDADLEQIEQHQNTEHEDKALIQHLDMNVQRGDRIAITGPNGSGKTTLIKLLLGQLQPSSGELWHHPALNIGYFSQELEGLPLEMTLLDSLLVLPSMTRTEAQTILGCFLFRGEEVYKQIGHLSMGEQCRVALIRLYFGGANVLILDEPTNYLDIAAQEVIESALQQYSGTIILVSHDRMLVRRLATRLLQLERSHHYQRFEGTVEEYEAAKAHQQQEAMAGGVEGYQQRMMLELRLSQLLAGLADQKQSHSSSRSHEHLSKSTQSIEDLNLEQPANDPVWQEIQSLRKELASYSSHS, encoded by the coding sequence ATGACAACCATCGTAAAAGTAAGCAATCTGGCAAAAGATTGGAACGGTCAACGAATTTTCGAACAAGTGAATCTACAAATAGAAGCAGGAGAACGTCTCGCCTTGATCGGTGAGAATGGAAGTGGCAAAAGCACATTGATTCAACTGCTAATGAATGATACTGAATCTACAGAAGGCAAAATCGAACGCTTCTTACCATTGGCACAATGGGATTGGATGAGACAGCAAGATGATATGGAGCATATTCATCAAGGCTGGACAACGTTAGAAATAGCGAGACAAGGTAAGCCAGAATTGTGGAACTTACGCCAACAATTAGATGAATTAGAGCAACAACTCCAGAATATTTCAGTGGAACAACAAAGCGATCATTACAACGAGGTTTTGGAACAGTATGGCAGTACGTTAGAACAATATGAGAAGCATGATGGATTCCTATGGGAAATTGAAGTGGAAAAGCAATTGACTACGATAGGGATTACATCTGAGTTATGGAATGTACCCTATACACAGTTAAGCGGAGGTCAGAAAACAAGAGTCCGTCTGGCATCTGTTTTAACGCGTGAGACGCAGCTATTAATCTTAGATGAACCTACCAATCATCTCGATACAGAGACCATGGAATGGTTAGAAAAGCGATTGCAACAATACACAGGTACTTTGTTATTTGTCTCACATGATCGTGAATTTGTAGATCGGATGGCGACGTCTGTATGTGAATTGACACAGACAGGAATGACCAAGTATAAAGGTGGATACCGCGATTATCGAGAACACAAAGAGCGTGAATTACGAGCGCAAGAATCGCTTTACAAAAAGCAAGAACAACAGCGCAAAGCGTTAGAAGAATCGATTCGCAATTATCAGCAATGGTTCGAACAAGCGCATCGGGCAGCCGGTAAGCAAAATGAAGTGAAAATTACTAAAAGCTTTTATAGAGATAAAGCGAACAAAAATATTTCACGCTATCATGCCAAAGAAAAAGCGCTGGAACGTTTAGATTCAGAAAGCGTTCAAAAACCACGTGATGCTGATAAAATGAACTTTGAACTAGAAGCGAGTGAGTTTAAAGGGCATACCTTAATTCGGTTAGATGATGTAAGTTTTGCGTATGATGCTGATCTAGAACAAATAGAACAACATCAGAATACAGAGCATGAAGATAAAGCTTTGATTCAACATCTTGATATGAATGTACAACGTGGCGATCGTATTGCGATTACAGGGCCAAATGGGTCAGGTAAAACCACACTGATCAAGTTATTACTCGGACAGCTCCAACCATCCAGTGGTGAATTATGGCATCATCCAGCACTGAATATAGGTTACTTTTCACAGGAACTCGAAGGATTGCCGTTAGAAATGACCTTACTGGATAGTCTGCTTGTGTTGCCTTCTATGACACGCACCGAAGCGCAAACGATCTTAGGTTGTTTTTTGTTCCGTGGCGAAGAAGTGTATAAGCAGATTGGACATCTAAGTATGGGAGAGCAGTGTAGGGTCGCATTAATACGATTATATTTTGGCGGTGCAAATGTGTTGATTCTCGATGAACCGACCAACTATCTAGATATCGCTGCACAAGAAGTGATCGAGTCAGCGTTACAACAATACTCAGGAACGATTATTTTGGTCTCTCATGATCGGATGTTAGTTCGGCGATTAGCGACTCGATTGTTACAGTTAGAACGTAGCCATCATTATCAACGGTTTGAAGGAACTGTAGAAGAATATGAAGCAGCCAAAGCACATCAGCAACAAGAAGCTATGGCAGGTGGAGTAGAAGGTTATCAACAACGTATGATGCTAGAATTGCGTCTATCTCAATTGTTAGCCGGGCTTGCAGATCAGAAGCAATCTCATTCGTCTTCTCGATCCCATGAACATCTTTCCAAATCGACACAATCTATTGAAGATTTAAATCTAGAGCAGCCAGCTAATGATCCTGTCTGGCAAGAAATTCAATCGTTACGCAAAGAGTTAGCATCATACTCGTCTCATTCGTAA